In Notolabrus celidotus isolate fNotCel1 chromosome 10, fNotCel1.pri, whole genome shotgun sequence, one DNA window encodes the following:
- the spopla gene encoding speckle-type POZ protein-like A isoform X1: protein MQQQQNSSIQKIVSKARAIGTPELVMSRVPTPPPPGEMSSGPVAESWCYTQVKVVKFSYMWTINNFSFCREEMGEVLKSSTFSSGPNDKMKWCLRVNPKGLDDESKDYLSLYLLLVSCPKSEVRAKFKFSLLNAKREETKAMESQRAYRFVQGKDWGFKKFIRRDFLLDEANGLLPDDKLTLFCEVSVVQDSVNISGQSNMNMLKVPECQLSDDLGNLWECSRFTDCSLYVGGQEFKAHKSILAARSPVFNAMFEHEMEESKKNRVDISDVDPDVFKEMMGFIYTGKAPNLEKMADNLLAAADKYALERLKVMCEEALCNSLSVENVADTLILADLHSAEQLKAQAIDFINRCSVLRQLGCKDGKNWNSNHATDIMETAGWKSMIHSHPHLVAEAFRALASAQCPPFGLPRKRLKQS from the exons atgcagcaacaacaaaattCATCAATCCAGAAAAT CGTTTCAAAGGCAAGAGCGATTGGTACCCCAGAGCTGGTGATGTCCCGGGTtcccacccctcctcctcctggggAGATGTCAAGTGGACCTGTGGCAGAGAGCTGGTGTTACACACAG GTCAAAGTCGTGAAGTTTTCCTACATGTGGACCATAAACAATTTTAGCTTTTGCAGAGAGGAAATGGGGGAGGTGCTGAAGAGCTCGACCTTCTCCTCTGGCCCTAATGACAAGATGAAATG GTGTCTGCGAGTTAATCCAAAGGGACTTGACGATGAAAGCAAAGATTATTTGTCATTGTATTTACTTCTTGTTAGCTGTCCAAAAAGTGAAGTCAGGGCAAAATTCAAGTTTTCTTTGTTGAATGCAAAACGAGAGGAGACAAAAGCAATGG AAAGCCAAAGAGCATATAGATTTGTCCAAGGCAAAGACTGGGGCTTCAAAAAATTTATAAGGAGAGATTTCCTACTTGATGAAGCCAACGGACTCTTACCTGATGACAAGCTCACCCTGTTCTGTGAG GTAAGCGTTGTCCAGGACTCTGTGAACATTTCAGGCCAGTCCAACATGAACATGCTAAAGGTACCAGAGTGTCAACTTTCTGATGACCTGGGAAACCTGTGGGAGTGTTCACGCTTCACAGACTGCAGTCTCTATGTTGGAGGGCAGGAGTTCAAAGCACACAAATCCATTCTTGCAG CAAGGTCACCAGTCTTTAATGCAATGTTTGAACATGAAATGGAGGAGAGTAAAAAG AACCGTGTTGACATCAGTGATGTAGACCCAGATGTCTTCAAGGAAATGATGGGCTTCATTTACACAGGAAAGGCTCCAAACCTAGAGAAGATGGCAGACAATTTACTGGCAGCTGCAGACAAA TACGCTCTTGAGCGTTTAAAGGTCATGTGTGAAGAGGCCCTCTGCAACAGCCTTTCAGTGGAGAATGTGGCAGACACCCTCATCCTAGCAGACTTGCACAGTGCTGAGCAGCTCAAAGCACAAGCCATAGATTTTATCAACAG GTGCAGTGTCCTGAGACAGCTGGGCTGTAAAGATGGAAAGAACTGGAATAGCAA TCATGCTACAGACATAATGGAAACTGCAGGCTGGAAGTCAATGATCCACTCCCATCCTCACTTGGTAGCCGAAGCCTTCCGTGCCCTGGCTTCAGCGCAGTGTCCTCCCTTTGGTCTTCCCAGGAAACGTCTAAAACAGTCCTGA
- the spopla gene encoding speckle-type POZ protein-like A isoform X2 — MSRVPTPPPPGEMSSGPVAESWCYTQVKVVKFSYMWTINNFSFCREEMGEVLKSSTFSSGPNDKMKWCLRVNPKGLDDESKDYLSLYLLLVSCPKSEVRAKFKFSLLNAKREETKAMESQRAYRFVQGKDWGFKKFIRRDFLLDEANGLLPDDKLTLFCEVSVVQDSVNISGQSNMNMLKVPECQLSDDLGNLWECSRFTDCSLYVGGQEFKAHKSILAARSPVFNAMFEHEMEESKKNRVDISDVDPDVFKEMMGFIYTGKAPNLEKMADNLLAAADKYALERLKVMCEEALCNSLSVENVADTLILADLHSAEQLKAQAIDFINRCSVLRQLGCKDGKNWNSNHATDIMETAGWKSMIHSHPHLVAEAFRALASAQCPPFGLPRKRLKQS, encoded by the exons ATGTCCCGGGTtcccacccctcctcctcctggggAGATGTCAAGTGGACCTGTGGCAGAGAGCTGGTGTTACACACAG GTCAAAGTCGTGAAGTTTTCCTACATGTGGACCATAAACAATTTTAGCTTTTGCAGAGAGGAAATGGGGGAGGTGCTGAAGAGCTCGACCTTCTCCTCTGGCCCTAATGACAAGATGAAATG GTGTCTGCGAGTTAATCCAAAGGGACTTGACGATGAAAGCAAAGATTATTTGTCATTGTATTTACTTCTTGTTAGCTGTCCAAAAAGTGAAGTCAGGGCAAAATTCAAGTTTTCTTTGTTGAATGCAAAACGAGAGGAGACAAAAGCAATGG AAAGCCAAAGAGCATATAGATTTGTCCAAGGCAAAGACTGGGGCTTCAAAAAATTTATAAGGAGAGATTTCCTACTTGATGAAGCCAACGGACTCTTACCTGATGACAAGCTCACCCTGTTCTGTGAG GTAAGCGTTGTCCAGGACTCTGTGAACATTTCAGGCCAGTCCAACATGAACATGCTAAAGGTACCAGAGTGTCAACTTTCTGATGACCTGGGAAACCTGTGGGAGTGTTCACGCTTCACAGACTGCAGTCTCTATGTTGGAGGGCAGGAGTTCAAAGCACACAAATCCATTCTTGCAG CAAGGTCACCAGTCTTTAATGCAATGTTTGAACATGAAATGGAGGAGAGTAAAAAG AACCGTGTTGACATCAGTGATGTAGACCCAGATGTCTTCAAGGAAATGATGGGCTTCATTTACACAGGAAAGGCTCCAAACCTAGAGAAGATGGCAGACAATTTACTGGCAGCTGCAGACAAA TACGCTCTTGAGCGTTTAAAGGTCATGTGTGAAGAGGCCCTCTGCAACAGCCTTTCAGTGGAGAATGTGGCAGACACCCTCATCCTAGCAGACTTGCACAGTGCTGAGCAGCTCAAAGCACAAGCCATAGATTTTATCAACAG GTGCAGTGTCCTGAGACAGCTGGGCTGTAAAGATGGAAAGAACTGGAATAGCAA TCATGCTACAGACATAATGGAAACTGCAGGCTGGAAGTCAATGATCCACTCCCATCCTCACTTGGTAGCCGAAGCCTTCCGTGCCCTGGCTTCAGCGCAGTGTCCTCCCTTTGGTCTTCCCAGGAAACGTCTAAAACAGTCCTGA
- the LOC117820428 gene encoding neurexophilin-2-like has product MRALQTILFLFVLHQVTCRKAHGGATELIEWGDSDNAKKISPMGASPRILNPLRLFARGSPGFKSNMREITYLQNMEDFWDWLSNQTDVQSAQARTKRRPIVKTGKFKKMFGWGDFHSNIKTVKLNLLITGKIVDHGNGTFSVYFRHNSTGLGNVSVSLVPPSKVVEFEMVQQSTLETKDTKSFNCRIEYEKTDRNKKTALCGFDPSKVCYQEQTQSHVSWLCSKPFKVICIYIAFYSVDYKLVQKVCPDYNYHSDTPYSSTG; this is encoded by the coding sequence GTCACATGCAGAAAAGCACATGGAGGAGCCACAGAGCTAATTGAGTGGGGAGACAGTGATAATGCAAAGAAGATTTCTCCCATGGGGGCCAGTCCACGAATCCTCAATCCCTTGCGTTTGTTCGCTAGGGGCTCCCCTGGGTTCAAAAGCAACATGAGGGAAATTACATATTTACAGAATATGGAGGACTTCTGGGACTGGTTATCTAACCAGACAGATGTTCAGAGTGCACAGGCCAGAACTAAACGCAGGCCCATCGTCAAGACTGgcaagtttaaaaagatgttcgGGTGGGGAGATTTTCactccaacatcaagactgtaaaactgaacctgctGATTACAGGGAAGATCGTGGACCACGGGAATGGCACTTTTAGCGTTTACTTTCGCCACAACTCAACCGGCCTGGGCAACGTGTCAGTCAGTCTGGTGCCGCCATCCAAGGTGGTTGAGTTTGAGATGGTCCAGCAGTCCACGCTAGAGACCAAAGACACCAAATCATTCAACTGTCGCATTGAATACGAGAAGACGGACCGCAACAAGAAGACTGCCCTGTGCGGCTTTGACCCATCCAAGGTGTGCTATCAGGAGCAGACGCAGAGCCACGTGTCCTGGCTTTGCTCAAAACCCTTCAAAGTCATATGCATCTATATCGCCTTTTACAGTGTCGACTATAAACTGGTGCAGAAGGTATGCCCTGACTACAACTACCATAGTGACACACCTTACTCCTCCACAGGGTGA